One stretch of Nocardioides perillae DNA includes these proteins:
- a CDS encoding phospholipase D-like domain-containing protein — translation MTRRRSAAERWFAILRRTLLTVLGVQVALAVSMSLVDSYRRRGKRPRPFPTTPPQRVPVGEGDVTTYTFGQDLYDAMLAAIEGARRRVLLETYIWKGDEVGERFKAALVAAAERGVEVHVIFDGFANLVVSPRFKHFPPSVKVLRYPVYAAGWRFFDLRRYGRDHRKVLVVDDEVGFVGGYNIGTAYATEWRDTHVRITGPGVGDLTRAFADFWNLHRRRRLGHSEPPLLLESASTWDPRIRIHRNVPRLWMFPIRSVYLEAIHRASSRIWLTQAYFLPDQDFVDALKAAALRGVDVRLLVPLKSNHVVADWISRGYYSQLLMAGVRIFRYRDAMVHAKTATVDGSWSTVGTANVDRLSLSGNYEINVEVIDPGFAAVLERVFEVDQTHCLELRIDEWEARDLHRKFTEQVLGPLRPLL, via the coding sequence GTGACCCGCCGACGCAGCGCCGCCGAACGGTGGTTCGCGATCCTGCGCCGCACGCTGCTCACGGTGCTCGGCGTGCAGGTGGCGCTCGCGGTGTCGATGTCGCTCGTCGACTCCTACCGCCGCCGCGGCAAGCGCCCCCGCCCGTTCCCTACCACCCCGCCGCAGCGGGTGCCGGTCGGCGAGGGCGACGTGACGACCTACACCTTCGGCCAGGACCTCTACGACGCGATGCTCGCCGCGATCGAGGGGGCGCGGCGCCGGGTGCTGCTCGAGACCTACATCTGGAAGGGCGACGAGGTCGGCGAGCGGTTCAAGGCCGCCCTGGTCGCGGCCGCCGAGCGCGGCGTCGAGGTCCACGTCATCTTCGACGGCTTCGCCAACCTGGTGGTCTCCCCGCGCTTCAAGCACTTCCCGCCGTCGGTCAAGGTCCTGCGCTACCCCGTGTACGCCGCCGGCTGGCGCTTCTTCGACCTGCGCCGCTACGGCCGCGACCACCGCAAGGTGCTGGTGGTCGACGACGAGGTCGGCTTCGTCGGCGGCTACAACATCGGCACCGCCTACGCCACGGAGTGGCGCGACACCCACGTGCGCATCACCGGTCCCGGCGTGGGCGACCTGACCCGCGCCTTCGCCGACTTCTGGAACCTCCACCGCCGCCGCCGGCTGGGCCACAGCGAGCCGCCGCTGCTCCTGGAGTCGGCGTCGACGTGGGACCCGCGCATCCGGATCCACCGCAACGTGCCGCGGCTGTGGATGTTCCCGATCCGCTCGGTCTACCTCGAGGCGATCCACCGGGCCTCGTCGCGGATCTGGCTGACGCAGGCCTACTTCCTGCCCGACCAGGACTTCGTCGACGCGCTCAAGGCCGCGGCGCTGCGCGGCGTCGACGTGCGGCTGCTCGTGCCGCTGAAGTCCAACCACGTCGTGGCCGACTGGATCTCGCGCGGTTACTACTCCCAGCTGCTCATGGCGGGCGTGCGGATCTTCCGCTACCGCGACGCGATGGTGCACGCCAAGACCGCCACCGTCGACGGCAGCTGGTCGACCGTCGGCACCGCCAACGTCGACCGGCTGAGCCTGTCGGGCAACTACGAGATCAACGTCGAGGTCATCGACCCCGGCTTCGCCGCGGTGCTCGAGCGGGTCTTCGAGGTCGACCAGACCCACTGCCTCGAGCTGCGCATCGACGAGTGGGAGGCCCGCGACCTGCACCGCAAGTTCACCGAGCAGGTGCTGGGGCCGCTGCGCCCGCTGCTGTGA